A portion of the Lolium rigidum isolate FL_2022 chromosome 1, APGP_CSIRO_Lrig_0.1, whole genome shotgun sequence genome contains these proteins:
- the LOC124689246 gene encoding UDP-N-acetylglucosamine diphosphorylase 1-like isoform X2, whose amino-acid sequence MAELVVAAAAQAPAGGWGAAAPQELLERLKDYGQEGAFALWDELAPEERDFLVRDIQSLDLARIDRIVRCSLRSQGAPAPVVEPVPESSVATVDDRTAEDKERWWRRGLKAIAEGKLAVVLLAGGQGTRLGSSDPKGCFSIGLPSGKSLFQLQAERILCVQKLAARSNDGNTVQIHWYIMTSPFTDEATRKFFESRRYFGLEPDQVTFFQQGTLPCVSPDGRFIMETPYKVARAPDGNGGVYAALKSKKLLDNMAARGVKYVDCYGVDNALVRVADPTFLGYFIDKGVSAAAKVVRKAYPQEKVGVFVQRGRGGPLSVVEYSEMDAAMTTEINQTTGRLRYCWSNVCLHMFSLDFLNQVTNSLERDSVYHLADKKIPSIHGYTTGLKLEQFIFDVFNYSPSTALFEVVREEEFAPVKNANGAPYDTPDSARLMVLRLHSRWVVTAGVEVSPLCSYSGENLEAICRGRTFHAPSEISF is encoded by the exons ATGGCGGAGCTGGTAGTGGCAGCGGCGGCGCAGGCGCCTGCTGGCGggtggggcgcggcggcgccgcaggAGCTGCTCGAGAGGCTCAAAGACTACGGCCAGGAGGGCGCCTTCGCGCTCTGGGATGAGCTCGCGCCGGAGGAGCGCGACTTCCTTGTCCGGGACATCCAG AGCCTAGATCTTGCCAGGATCGACCGGATTGTTCGATGCTCACTCCGGTCACAAG GCGCTCCTGCGCCGGTGGTTGAGCCTGTGCCGGAGTCAAGTGTTGCAACGGTGGATGATAGAACTGCCGAGGACAAAgaaaggtggtggaggaggggttTAAAAGCCATTGCAGAGGGAAAGTTGGCTGTCGTACTTTTGGCTGGTGGTCAG GGAACACGGCTTGGCAGTTCTGATCCTAAGGGGTGTTTCA GTATTGGGCTTCCATCAGGAAAGTCACTTTTCCAACTTCAAGCCGAAAGAATTTTGTGTGTTCAAAAGCTGGCTGCTCGCTCCAACGATG GGAACACTGTGCAAATCCACTGGTATATAATGACTAGCCCCTTCACTGATGAAGCCACCCGTAAATTCTTTGAAAGCCGTCGATATTTTGGCTTAGAGCCTGACCAA GTGACCTTTTTCCAGCAAGGCACGCTCCCTTGTGTTTCTCCCGATGGAAGGTTTATTATGGAGACACCATATAAG GTGGCGAGGGCTCCAGATGGCAATGGGGGAGTATATGCTG CTCTAAAATCTAAAAAGTTGCTGGATAATATGGCTGCAAGAGGTGTGAAATATGTTGATTGCTATGGAGTTGATAATGCATTG GTCCGTGTTGCAGATCCAACATTCCTAGGATACTTTATTGACAAGGGTGTGTCTGCTGCTGCAAAGGTCGTAAGGAAG gcatatccacaagagaaagttGGAGTTTTTGTTCAGCGTGGTAGGGGTGGGCCTCTCTCTGTGGTTGAGTACAGCGAAATGGATGCAGCTATGACTACTGAAATCAATCAAACAACAGGGCGCCTTCGCTATTGTTGGAGCAAT GTGTGCTTGCATATGTTCAGTTTGGATTTTCTTAATCAAGTAACCAATAGTCTTGAGAGAGACAGTGT TTACCATCTAGCGGACAAGAAGATTCCTTCAATCCATGGGTACACAACAGGCCTTAAGCTTGAACAGTTTATATTCGATGTATTCAACTATTCACCCTCAACAGCACTTTTCGAG GTTGTGCGGGAGGAGGAATTTGCACCGGTAAAGAATGCTAATGGTGCACCTTACGACACTCCTGACAGTGCGAGATTAATGGTACTTCGCCTTCACAGCCGATGGGTAGTTACTGCAG GTGTCGAAGTGTCCCCGCTATGTTCTTATTCTGGAGAGAACCTAGAAGCCATATGTCGTGGACGAACATTCCATGCACCAAGTGAGATCTCATTCTAG
- the LOC124689246 gene encoding UDP-N-acetylglucosamine diphosphorylase 1-like isoform X1 yields MAELVVAAAAQAPAGGWGAAAPQELLERLKDYGQEGAFALWDELAPEERDFLVRDIQSLDLARIDRIVRCSLRSQGAPAPVVEPVPESSVATVDDRTAEDKERWWRRGLKAIAEGKLAVVLLAGGQGTRLGSSDPKGCFSIGLPSGKSLFQLQAERILCVQKLAARSNDGNTVQIHWYIMTSPFTDEATRKFFESRRYFGLEPDQVTFFQQGTLPCVSPDGRFIMETPYKVARAPDGNGGVYAALKSKKLLDNMAARGVKYVDCYGVDNALVRVADPTFLGYFIDKGVSAAAKVVRKAYPQEKVGVFVQRGRGGPLSVVEYSEMDAAMTTEINQTTGRLRYCWSNVCLHMFSLDFLNQVTNSLERDSVYHLADKKIPSIHGYTTGLKLEQFIFDVFNYSPSTALFEVVREEEFAPVKNANGAPYDTPDSARLMVLRLHSRWVVTAGGFLTHSVPLYMTGVEVSPLCSYSGENLEAICRGRTFHAPSEISF; encoded by the exons ATGGCGGAGCTGGTAGTGGCAGCGGCGGCGCAGGCGCCTGCTGGCGggtggggcgcggcggcgccgcaggAGCTGCTCGAGAGGCTCAAAGACTACGGCCAGGAGGGCGCCTTCGCGCTCTGGGATGAGCTCGCGCCGGAGGAGCGCGACTTCCTTGTCCGGGACATCCAG AGCCTAGATCTTGCCAGGATCGACCGGATTGTTCGATGCTCACTCCGGTCACAAG GCGCTCCTGCGCCGGTGGTTGAGCCTGTGCCGGAGTCAAGTGTTGCAACGGTGGATGATAGAACTGCCGAGGACAAAgaaaggtggtggaggaggggttTAAAAGCCATTGCAGAGGGAAAGTTGGCTGTCGTACTTTTGGCTGGTGGTCAG GGAACACGGCTTGGCAGTTCTGATCCTAAGGGGTGTTTCA GTATTGGGCTTCCATCAGGAAAGTCACTTTTCCAACTTCAAGCCGAAAGAATTTTGTGTGTTCAAAAGCTGGCTGCTCGCTCCAACGATG GGAACACTGTGCAAATCCACTGGTATATAATGACTAGCCCCTTCACTGATGAAGCCACCCGTAAATTCTTTGAAAGCCGTCGATATTTTGGCTTAGAGCCTGACCAA GTGACCTTTTTCCAGCAAGGCACGCTCCCTTGTGTTTCTCCCGATGGAAGGTTTATTATGGAGACACCATATAAG GTGGCGAGGGCTCCAGATGGCAATGGGGGAGTATATGCTG CTCTAAAATCTAAAAAGTTGCTGGATAATATGGCTGCAAGAGGTGTGAAATATGTTGATTGCTATGGAGTTGATAATGCATTG GTCCGTGTTGCAGATCCAACATTCCTAGGATACTTTATTGACAAGGGTGTGTCTGCTGCTGCAAAGGTCGTAAGGAAG gcatatccacaagagaaagttGGAGTTTTTGTTCAGCGTGGTAGGGGTGGGCCTCTCTCTGTGGTTGAGTACAGCGAAATGGATGCAGCTATGACTACTGAAATCAATCAAACAACAGGGCGCCTTCGCTATTGTTGGAGCAAT GTGTGCTTGCATATGTTCAGTTTGGATTTTCTTAATCAAGTAACCAATAGTCTTGAGAGAGACAGTGT TTACCATCTAGCGGACAAGAAGATTCCTTCAATCCATGGGTACACAACAGGCCTTAAGCTTGAACAGTTTATATTCGATGTATTCAACTATTCACCCTCAACAGCACTTTTCGAG GTTGTGCGGGAGGAGGAATTTGCACCGGTAAAGAATGCTAATGGTGCACCTTACGACACTCCTGACAGTGCGAGATTAATGGTACTTCGCCTTCACAGCCGATGGGTAGTTACTGCAGGTGGCTTTCTGACGCATTCTGTGCCCTTGTACATGACTG GTGTCGAAGTGTCCCCGCTATGTTCTTATTCTGGAGAGAACCTAGAAGCCATATGTCGTGGACGAACATTCCATGCACCAAGTGAGATCTCATTCTAG
- the LOC124689264 gene encoding probable pectinesterase 8 yields the protein MSAKAFSLSFCIPAAILLIFAHPNNPTTSFLGALLDLSTPSSPFNLLKVDYLFNLYRRRGAYNPPCDDFPPYFPPLCDDFPPYFPPPDTEATSIFCVDPNGCCDFTTVQSAVDAVPRYSKKRNVLWINKGIYFEKVTVPATKPNITFQGQGFDLTAIMWNDTANSSHGTFYSASVSVFATGFVAKNISFMNVAPIPRPGDVGAQAVAIRISGDQAAFWGCGFLGAQDTLHDDRGRHYFKECFIQGSIDFIFGDARSLYENCRLISIADPVPAGVRTITGSVTAQARESNQDNNGYSFVNCSIGGTGRIWLGRAWRPYSRVVFAYTSMSDIIASDGWNDWNDPSRDQNVFYGEYKCTGDGANLADRVPYALKLSDVQALPYLNTSYIDGDQWLKPYCDSLVSPW from the exons ATGAGCGCCAAAGCCTTCTCCCTCTCTTTCTGCATACCAGCTGCAATTCTGCTCATCTTTGCTCATCCCAACAATCCAACCACTTCATTCCTTGGAGCCCTGCTTGATCTGTCAACCCCTTCCTCTCCATTTAATCTGCTCAAGGTTGATTATCTTTTCAACCTTTATCGCCGTCGTGGCGCGTATAACCCACCCTGCGATGATTTCCCGCCGTACTTTCCACCACTCTGCGATGATTTCCCGCCGTACTTTCCACCTCCTGACACAGAAGCAACGTCGATCTTCTGCGTCGACCCGAATGGCTGCTGCGACTTCACCACCGTGCAGTCCGCTGTCGATGCTGTGCCAAGATACAGCAAAAAGAGGAATGTCTTGTGGATCAACAAGGGCATCTACTT CGAGAAGGTGACAGTCCCTGCGACCAAGCCCAACATCACATTTCAGGGGCAGGGATTTGATCTGACGGCGATCATGTGGAACGACACCGCCAACTCGTCGCATGGCACCTTCTATAGTGCTTCGGTCTCTGTTTTTGCAACcggctttgttgccaagaacatcAGCTTCATG AATGTAGCACCAATCCCAAGACCCGGTGATGTCGGTGCCCAGGCAGTCGCTATCAGGATCAGTGGTGATCAAGCGGCGTTCTGGGGCTGTGGCTTCTTAGGGGCACAAGATACGCTGCACGACGATAGGGGCAGGCATTACTTCAAGGAATGCTTCATTCAGGGCTCTATTGACTTCATCTTTGGAGATGCTAGGTCACTCTATGAA AATTGCAGATTGATATCCATAGCAGATCCTGTGCCTGCAGGGGTCAGAACCATCACTGGTTCAGTTACTGCGCAGGCCCGGGAATCCAACCAAGACAACAATGGCTACTCGTTTGTCAACTGTAGCATTGGCGGCACCGGTAGGATATGGCTCGGGCGAGCATGGAGACCTTACTCCCGTGTTGTCTTCGCATACACTTCGATGTCGGACATCATCGCATCCGATGGATGGAATGATTGGAATGATCCTTCAAGAGATCA GAATGTATTTTATGGAGAGTACAAGTGTACAGGTGATGGTGCAAACCTGGCAGATAGAGTACCGTATGCTCTGAAGCTCAGTGATGTGCAAGCATTACCTTACTTGAACACATCTTATATCGATGGAGACCAATGGTTGAAGCCATACTGTGACTCGCTAGTATCTCCTTGGTGA